The window AGACGCTGCGCCAGTACGGCCAGGAGCGGCTGGACGCGGCGGGCGACCGGCACCGGACCCAGCGGCGACACCGTGACTGGTGCGCCCGGCTCGTCGCGCGGGCGGGCGCCGAATGGACCAGCCCAGCCCAGGTCGAGTGGACCAAGCGGCTCCGCGCGGACCAGGCGAACCTGCGCGCCGCGCTGGACTGGTCGGTGCGCGAGCCCGGCGAGGCCGCCGCCGCTGTGTGGATGGTGGTCGACACGACCGAGTACTGGACCGTGTGCGGGTCCAACATCGAGGCGCGCACCTGGCTGGACCGGGCCATGGCCGCGCTGCCCGCGGATCACCCCGACCGCCCGCGGGCCCTGGCGGGCAGCGCGCTGTTCGCCCTGCTGCACTCCGACCCCGCCCGCGCGCTCGACCGGCTCGCCGAGGCCCACCAGCTGTCCGGCGCGCTCCCCGAGGGCCCGCGCGCGGTGGCGCTCGCGCACGTCGCGCATGTCAGGAGCCTGGCCGGGTTGATGACCTTCGACCCGGCGACACCGGAGCTGGCCGCCACGGCGGTCGCGGCGTTCCGCGCGCAGGGCGATGTCCGCCGCGAACTGCACCCGCTGTTCGTCCTGGCCATCGCCACGGCCTACGCGAGCCCCGACGTGGCCGACGCCCGCGCGGTGTTGGACCGGATGACCACGCTGACCGAGTCGTGCGAGGAGTTCTACTACCGGTCGATGTGCTACCACGCCATCGCGTTCGTCGAGGTCGAGTTCGGCGACGTCGACGTCGCGGCCAAGGCCGGACACGAGGCGCTGGCCGCGACCGAGCCGCTGCACAACCAGGTGGGCGCCGCCTACGTCACCGAGACCCTGGCGTGGATCGCCGACCGGCAGGGCGACCACGTGCGCGCCGCGACCCTGTTCGGTGTCGCCGCGCGGCTCTGGCACGCGAACGGCGCCACCGCGGAGGTGGCCGTGTCGCTGCCGCACCGCAGGCACCTCAGGAGCACCGTTGAGGCACTCGGCCAGGCCCGGTTCGACCGGGCGTTCGCCGCGGGCAGGGCCAAAAGCGACGTGCGGGGACGGGTGTACGCGCTGAACGCCGACGCCGCGCCCGCCGACGCCGAGGACACCCCGCTGAGCCCGCGCGAAGTGGAGATCGCCGGACTCGTCGCGGCGGGCATGACGAACCGGGCGATCGGCCTGAAGCTGGTCATCGCGCCCCGCACCGTCGACACCCACGTCCGGAACATCCTCACGAAGCTGGATTTCCACAACCGCGCCCAGATCGCGTCGTGGTTCACCGCCCGCCGGTCGTGACCGGCTCAGGTCACTCCGATTCGCCGAGATCGGCGAACGCGGTCTCGTCCTCGACCGCCGAATCGGAACCATCGGGATCGGCCGGTTGCCACCGGGGACCCGACCGGTCGTCGAACAGACCCAGGACGTCGTCGACTGGCTCGCCGTGATCGCCACCGGTGGCACCGCCGAGAGCACCGTCGACCAGCACCCACGTCCCGGCGTCGTCGTCCGTTCCCTCCCCGACGCCCAGCCCATCGGGGTCCGCCTGACCTGGCAGCGCGACGAACAGCACCCGGCGACGCGAACTTCCGTTTCCCTGCTTCACCAGTCGTGGTCCCTTCTTGTGCGACTCATCGTCAGACGACCACGGCGCGGAACGCGTGGATGCACCAAGGGCTGTTGTAGCTGGTCGCCCAGAGGTTGGCGGCGTGGCCGTTCAAGCGCTGCCCCTTCGCGGTGCCGGACAGGTAGAGCTGGACGGATTCCTTGCCGCTGCTGATGCCGTCCATCCCCGTGTCGATCTTCAGGTTGGGCTGGTAGCCGACCAGTTCGTCGACCTTTTGCGGGGTGGCGATGGCATCGGTGCAGAGCAGGCTCTTCGCGGTGGCCGCGTCGCCCGCGTTGACGCTGTCGAGGAACTTCTGCATGACGGCGAGTGCCTCCGGTGCGACCGGCTTTCCGCCTGCCGTAGGGGAATCCGGGGTAGTCGTCGTCGTGGGTGTCGGTCGGCTGGTGGTCGGCCGGGTGCGCTCGGCGGGCCGGGCGTCGCTCCAGCACCAGGTGTCGTCTTTGCGGGTGACCGTCAGCTCGACCTTCGCCCGCCGCACGTCGGTGGTGATCGAGACGATCGCGGTGGCCCTGCGGGCGCTGATCTTCTTGGTGTCCAGCAAGGTGACCTGATTGATCGCTGAGGCGTTGTCGATGACCGTGCTCACGGAGGGGCGCTTCAGTTCGCATGCCAGGTCGGTCAGCGCGGTGGCGTCGCGGGTGTCCAGGGCGCTCACCAACGTCTTCAGGAAGTCCTTCGGGTCGTCGCTGGGCTTGGTGGAGGTTGTGGTGACGGTGGTCGGCGGCGCGGTCGGGGTCTGTTCGCTCACCAGGAAGCCGGGCGCGATGAATCCGGTTACTCCTAGACCGAGCACGGTCACGCCCGCCGCGAGTGCCGCGATCACCGGGCCGGACTTCTTCGGCGACGGCGGGGGGAAGTCCCCGCCGTACTGGATGGTCGGTCCATAGGGCGGCCTGTCATCGGGGTACGGCAGCTGTGGATAGGTCACGTCGCCTCCTCGCTCGTCGTTGGCATTACGACGGAAGGTGCGTTCCGGCAGTTCCTTACGGAGGTATTACGGGAGGTCGCGTCGGGTCCTTTTCGGACTGATCCGGAGCGGAGTTCTTACCGCGGTCTTACGCGACCGAGGGTGCCGGAACGGCGGTGGTGACGCTCAGCTCTCACTGGGGCCAAACGAAAGGAGAGTTGACATGAGGTCAACTGGAAAGCGACTCACCACCGCGGCACTGCTCGCGGTCGCCACGACCCTGGGCTCCGTGCTGTTCGCAGCGCCCGCGTCGGCGACGGGCGGACCGTACTGCGGCGACGGCGGGTACACCAAGCGCTGGCTGTGGGAGCGGCCGGGCGGCAACAACATCGGCCAGGCCTGTTACTGGGACTCCGGCAACCGGATCAACGTCGACGACCAGGAGGCTGACGACCACTCACTGGTGCTGCGGCTGCGCAATCCCCGGACCGGGGTGTCGTGGACCTACTGGAACACCACCGGAGCCTCCGGCCCCGGTCAGACCGGCACGGTGACCCAGTTCCCCGACAACATCATCGTCGAGGGGCAGCTCTGTCTGGGGGAGTGGTCTGAGACCAACCCGCGGGTCCTGGAGCGCACCTGCCGGGCGTGGTCCAGCGTCCGGCTCTAGGTGCAAGCTGGTCCGGGCCCATCCTCATCGAGGGTGGGCCCGGACCTGTTCGCGTCACCCGACCACGAGCCGTTGTCTCGTGTACCGGCGTTCACGCTGCCCGAGGCTTACCCTGACCGGATGTCCTGGTTGCGGTGGTTCGGCTGGGCGGTGGTGGGCATCGGGTGCGGTGCCGTCGTCATGATCCCCTGGGTGCTGGGCAACGGTCGCGGCGACGAAGTCGGCGAGGGCGTGATCGTGGCCGCCATCTGCTTCACGGTCGGCGGCGCGATCCTCTACTTCACGCGACGGCGCGTCAGTGGAGAGTGAAGGCCCCAACGCCGACATTTACTCGTAGTGCCACACGAACTGGGCGACATTCCGATCGCCTTCTCTGTCCTCGACCATCCCCGCCACGCGCCGAGTGCCCGCACCGACGATTTCGGTGTGCGGGAGGCGCGCCATGCCTGGCTGGACCTCGCGGTTGTTCATCGACGTTCGCCGCGTCTTGATGTTGTTCCGGTGATCTTGCGTGGATCGACGCCGGTGCGAGACGGTGGGTTCACCACACCTCCGGTGCCGGGGAAGTGGCCGTTTCCAGCGGTTTCCGTGCAGCGCTCGCTACTTCGGGGCTCGTCGCGACAGCTCGCGATAGTCGCGTCCGCTGTCGGAAGGAGGTCGCGGAAATGGTCGTTCCTTTGCGCCGAACGGTGCGTGCTCGTCGGCTCCGCATCGCGCGTCGCCGGAGGGTGCGGCGGTGCCGCTCGTGGTCACCCGTGCTCTGGTCGGGTGGCCGTGTCGTCCTTCAGCTGCTGGAGGGCGTGGCGGCTCTGTTGAATGGGGAGGACGCCCTCACCACAGTGGTAAGGGCGCTCCTCGGGGTTGGTGCCACGATCGCCGGAGCTACCAGGCGTAAGCGGTCGTGATACCGGGGTCCGGCCGCCGCATGGCGGCTGGACCCTCTCCCAGGAAACACCACGGTTCAGCGCAAGCCAAGCCCAATCCCTCGACGGATAGCTTGGTGCGACACGAAACGCGTTTTGTGTCGGCAAATCGGAGGAGCTCTGCGGTGACGACGCCAGGGGGCGGCACCTGCCAGGTATGCGGTGGTCCGATGCCGCGGCTGAGCACGACAGGTCGGCCTCGGAAGACCTGCTCGAACAAGTGCCGCTCGCAATCCCGTCGCGACCGGCAGCGCCAAGCCGAGCCCGCCATCGCGCGGTGCGAGACGGAGCTGTTCGGACAGGCCTGTCAGCGTGCCGCGGTGTATGTGGTGTCGGTGGACGGCACCGAACAGCGGGTGTGCCAGGGGTGTCGTGAACCGGCGCTGGCCCTGCTGGTCAGCCAGGGCGCGGCGGCGACAGCGATCGAGGTGCGACGCCACGGCGAGGCGGTCGCCCAGCAGGCGCCGGGTGATCCGGTGCGGGGAAGAGTGCTCCTGATCGAGGACGACGAACGCGTGGCAGGCGCCCTGGCCCCGGCGCTGCGGCGCCGCGGCCTCGACGTCGCGTGGGCGGGCACCGGCAGTGCGGGCCTACGTGAGGCGATGGTGCGGAGCCTGGACGTCATCGTGCTGGATCTCGGCTTGCCGGACGTCGACGGCATCAGCCTCCTGCGCAGGCTCCGCGACGTCAGCGAGGTTCCCGTGATCATCGCGACAGCACGCGGCGAAACCGTCGACCGAGTCCTCGGCTTCGACAACGGCGCGCACGACTACCTCGTCAAGCCCTACCACCTCGATGAACTCGTCGCCCGGATACGCAACATCATCCGACAGCGAGCCAAGCCCTCAGCGCAGATATACGACGACGGCGTCTTGCGGTTGGCGTTCGCCGCCCGGGACGTACTCGTGGCGGGCAACGTCGTGGACCTGTCCGAACGCGAGTTCCAGTTGCTGGCGGTACTTGTCCGCTCGGCGGGCGCTCCGGTGACGGTCGCGACGATCGCGGCGCAGGTATGGGGCGAGATCGGGCCGGAAGCCGCTCGGAAGCGAACCATCACCGTCTTCATCGCCACGCTGCGCGGCAAGCTCGCCGCGCACGGCATAGGCCCCGACGCGATCGTGACGGCTCGCGGGATCGGCTACTACTACCAGCCACCCCGGCCGGCCACCGCGGGCCCGCGGATCGGCTACAGCCACGCTGACCGGCTCCTCAACTCCGCGGACCCGCACCGCGGTTCGCCGTGACCGGCGCGGTGGCCTTACAGCTGTGATCTCAACACGTCGACCTCGCCGCCTGGTGCGGACGGGTCGAAGCCGTGGTCGATGAGCCAGCGGATACCCAGCAGGCTGCGCAGCGACCACCACGCACGGATCACGTCGAGGTCGACGTCCTTGCCGTAGCCCGCGACGACGTCGCCGAGGTGTTCCTGGTGTCCGAGGGTCAAGGTGGCGAGGTCGCGCAGGGCGTCGCCTTGGGCCGCCTCCGTCCAGTCGATCACGCCGGTGATCTCGTCGCCGTCGGCGAACACGTGGCTGACCTGAAGGTCGCCGTGCGTGAACACCGGTGTCCACGGCCGGAGCGCGGCCTCGGCGACCTGGCGGTTGCGCGTGACCAGGTCGGCGGGAAGGACGTCATTGGCGATGATCCACTCGCACTCACCGTCGAGATGCGCCGTGATCTCGTCGAGCCCGCGCCCAGGCCATGGCGGCAACGGCGCGTCGTGCAGCATCCGCACCGCGGCACCCGCCGCAACCCACGCCGCCGACGAGGCGGTCGACGGCTCACCGAGGCGACCGAGCGCGGCGCCTGGAAGCGCGGCGAGCGCGAGCACGGGCGGCTTCCGCCACAAGATTTCCGGCGTCGGGACCGGCGCCAAGGCCATCGCCTCGACCTCGACGTCGGTACGTGTCTGATGGGCGTCGATCTTCAGGAACACATCACCCACCCGCAGAGTCGCACACTCATGATGGGCGACGACGACCTTGACCTCCTCCATGTCGGCCATTGTCGCGGTGATCACCCGCCGATGTCGCCGGGATTATCACGGCACTTGTTCTGTGGTCGAGGTGTGTCCGGCAAGCTCCCCGCGCGGGCGCCGAGTTCGATCACCGATTAGCGGACATGCGTCGGGGGCAAAGCCAACAGCCCGAGGGGACGGCCGGCCCTTAGAATCCAGGGTCAGAGACGTCCGACATCAAGATCAGACTGGGTGAGACTGATGGCGGAGGCGGATTCGATCGTGATAGATCGCAACGGCTACCTGGATGTTCGCTCCCGTAGCGCATCCGCCTTCGACCTTGGCGCCAGGTTGCCCGACCAGGTCTTCAAGGAGGATGCCGGGGACTCGCTGTTCTGTGGGTTCGATGTGGTCCTCACCCCGGAGTTCTGGCCGGCACTCCGCGCGATGGCCCGGTTGCATGGCGACCCCTGCGTCGAATTGCTGGTTCTTGAGCCGGATTGCGATGCGTTCTATCTCCCGGAGTATCGGATGTACCCGGCGATGTCGTTGTCCGTCGAGGCTGACGTGGACGACTATTGGCCGCGATCGGTTACGAGCCGGACGGCGACATCATGGGGTCGATCGCGATCTCGGCGAACGTCATCGCTGTGACCGGATCTTCCGGAAGATGGGGGTGCTGGGGTGAAAGGGATCCCGAAGTTGCCATTTTCCGGGGTTTCCCGAATGCAGCCGCACGGAAGGAATGGCGCGCGCGGTTCGGGCCCTTCCTGGAGGTGTCAGGCGCGTTGGAGTCCTATCTTCCGCTGACCTTCGCGAGCCGGACGGTGCCGGACGAGTACGCCGCAACCCTGACCGCCAACTATGGACCTGGACCCAGACCGGCTGCGAAATGTGGCTGACCTGTGGGGACGCTTGATCAGTCAAGCGTTTCCGGCAGGATTCGAACCTGCGGCCCAGTGTTTCAGTGAAGGCTCCAGCTGCGTGGAGCCTGGTCCCGTCGTTGTAGTGCCCCCGGCAGGACTCGAACCTGCGGCCAAGAGCTTAGAAGGCTCCTGCTCTATCCGCTGAGCTACAGGGGCGTAGACGGTGACCCTGCCGGAGCAGGGTAACCGTCTCGATTGATCTGATCGTTCGGAACGGCTCGACCGTTTCCGGTTCTCACCAGTCGAGTGACGAAGAAGACGCTGACGGGTCACATGGCGGCTGTCGACGCCCGTTCGACCAGGGTCACCGGCAGGGTCGTCGGCGGTCCGGGTCTCGTGCCGTCGAGCAGGCTAAGTGCCAGCTCAGCGGCCATGCGGCCCTTCTCGGCGAGGTCCTGTCGGACTGTCGTCAGCGGCGGATCCGCCCACTGCGCGGCCGGGGTGTCGTCGAAGCCGACGATCGAAACATCTTCCGGTACCCGGAGACCGAGATCCTGTGCCGCCCGGATCGCGCCGAGTGCCAGTTCGTCGGACAGGCAGAGCAGCGCGGTCGGTCTCGGGTCGAGCCCGAGCAGCCATCGGGCGCCTTCGCGGCCGTGGTCGCGTCTGCAGCCGGGGGCCTCCCAGATGGGCACGTCCGTCTCCTCGAGACCGGCCAGCGCGCCCCTCACCCGGTCGCGGGTCACCCGGAAGCGCGCGTCGCGTAGTCGTTCGGGTGACGCGGGTCCCTGTGAGCCGTCGGCGCCCAGCGCGAAGCTCAGGATCGCGACTCGGCGGTGCCCCAGGGCCCGCACGTGTTGGGCGGCCATGGTCGCGCCTGCCTCGTCCGCGGTGTCGACCCGGGCTGATCCCGCCACCACTGGCTGGTCGATCACCACCAGCGGCAGCCCGCGCGCGGCGACCTGGGCCAGCGCGGGGGAGTCGTCGGGCAGGGAGTAGGCCACGGCGATGTCGGCGTGCGCCCGAGCGACGCTGTCCGGGGTCGGTCCCGCGCCGGTGCCGGGCATCAGCAGCAGGCTGCGCTCGCTGTCCAGGGTGGACGCCATGCTGTCGAGCACGATCGACAGCGCCGGGTCCGAGAACGCCGCCGACAGCCCGCCGCCGAGCAGCACCGCCACGGCGCCGCCGCGCCGGGTCGCGAGGCTGCGCGCGACGGGGTCCGGGCCGGAGTAGCCGAGCTGGTTCGCGGTCACGATGATCCGCTCGCGCAGGGCGGCGGAAAGCTGGTCAGGACGGTTGTAGGCGTTCGACACCGTCGCCCGGGACACGCCGACCTCCTGGGCCACGGTGTCCAGGGTCGGTCGCCTGACCCGGTCCTGTTTCACACGCCCAGAGTAATCCGCGTCTCCCCGGACCCAAATTCGATGGCGATCACTGAAGCGCTTCAGTTAGCGTGGTGGGTATCCGGGAGGGGAGTGGGCATGCTG is drawn from Actinokineospora alba and contains these coding sequences:
- a CDS encoding helix-turn-helix transcriptional regulator, whose protein sequence is MGTESAELTSYVGRRQESADLLRRLSTGRLVTVTGPGGVGKTRLATRVMRETADRFDHRVFVGLAELDDPGLLPNLVAARLGLGDAGGRPIMDTVLDNLRDSVTLLLLDNCEHVVDRCAEFVARVLEHCPGVTVLATSRQSLGVPGEQTVPLAPLPLPPEAGDLSGDALTSYDGVRLFVERATAAWPAFTLTPANSADVVRLCGRLDGLPLAIELAAARVRSLSPGQIADRLTGDLALLDTGSRGASKRQSTLRAAIDWSFDLCSPAERALWARASVFVGSFDLDAAEQVCVGGTDPAIERDLVLGLVDSLVDKSVLVREDQEGVGRYRLLETLRQYGQERLDAAGDRHRTQRRHRDWCARLVARAGAEWTSPAQVEWTKRLRADQANLRAALDWSVREPGEAAAAVWMVVDTTEYWTVCGSNIEARTWLDRAMAALPADHPDRPRALAGSALFALLHSDPARALDRLAEAHQLSGALPEGPRAVALAHVAHVRSLAGLMTFDPATPELAATAVAAFRAQGDVRRELHPLFVLAIATAYASPDVADARAVLDRMTTLTESCEEFYYRSMCYHAIAFVEVEFGDVDVAAKAGHEALAATEPLHNQVGAAYVTETLAWIADRQGDHVRAATLFGVAARLWHANGATAEVAVSLPHRRHLRSTVEALGQARFDRAFAAGRAKSDVRGRVYALNADAAPADAEDTPLSPREVEIAGLVAAGMTNRAIGLKLVIAPRTVDTHVRNILTKLDFHNRAQIASWFTARRS
- a CDS encoding response regulator transcription factor, translating into MTTPGGGTCQVCGGPMPRLSTTGRPRKTCSNKCRSQSRRDRQRQAEPAIARCETELFGQACQRAAVYVVSVDGTEQRVCQGCREPALALLVSQGAAATAIEVRRHGEAVAQQAPGDPVRGRVLLIEDDERVAGALAPALRRRGLDVAWAGTGSAGLREAMVRSLDVIVLDLGLPDVDGISLLRRLRDVSEVPVIIATARGETVDRVLGFDNGAHDYLVKPYHLDELVARIRNIIRQRAKPSAQIYDDGVLRLAFAARDVLVAGNVVDLSEREFQLLAVLVRSAGAPVTVATIAAQVWGEIGPEAARKRTITVFIATLRGKLAAHGIGPDAIVTARGIGYYYQPPRPATAGPRIGYSHADRLLNSADPHRGSP
- a CDS encoding phosphotransferase; its protein translation is MEEVKVVVAHHECATLRVGDVFLKIDAHQTRTDVEVEAMALAPVPTPEILWRKPPVLALAALPGAALGRLGEPSTASSAAWVAAGAAVRMLHDAPLPPWPGRGLDEITAHLDGECEWIIANDVLPADLVTRNRQVAEAALRPWTPVFTHGDLQVSHVFADGDEITGVIDWTEAAQGDALRDLATLTLGHQEHLGDVVAGYGKDVDLDVIRAWWSLRSLLGIRWLIDHGFDPSAPGGEVDVLRSQL
- a CDS encoding LacI family DNA-binding transcriptional regulator, producing MKQDRVRRPTLDTVAQEVGVSRATVSNAYNRPDQLSAALRERIIVTANQLGYSGPDPVARSLATRRGGAVAVLLGGGLSAAFSDPALSIVLDSMASTLDSERSLLLMPGTGAGPTPDSVARAHADIAVAYSLPDDSPALAQVAARGLPLVVIDQPVVAGSARVDTADEAGATMAAQHVRALGHRRVAILSFALGADGSQGPASPERLRDARFRVTRDRVRGALAGLEETDVPIWEAPGCRRDHGREGARWLLGLDPRPTALLCLSDELALGAIRAAQDLGLRVPEDVSIVGFDDTPAAQWADPPLTTVRQDLAEKGRMAAELALSLLDGTRPGPPTTLPVTLVERASTAAM